In Candidatus Polarisedimenticolia bacterium, one genomic interval encodes:
- a CDS encoding MBL fold metallo-hydrolase, which produces MKLHFHGAARTTTGSLYLLEIGGKKLVLECGLYQGKRAESVARNTGFPFDPATVNAVVLSHAHIDHSGNLPNLVKRGFSGDIVCTFATRDLASIMLVDSANIQESDAEYVSRQLAKKGQPPVKPLYTVADADKALRQFLAVGYDRPMRVMDGVTVTFKDAGHILGSAQVILDLEEGGRKLRFLFTGDLGRGNDPILRDPEPIDAVDVLQIESTYGTREHEDKSDAAEKLLTMVVETLKNGGKVIVPAFSIGRTQQFVYGLHKAMIAKKVPPVPAFVDSPLSVNATEIHRLHPECFNEEVYRFLREVANPFEMENLTYVRDSGSSKRLNSLKGPAIIISASGMAEAGRIRHHLVHGLGDPKNLVLFIGYCAHDTLGEALLAGKNPVMIFGEPVQVKARIAHADYLSGHADRSELLDHVTKKLSGAIRRIFVIHGEENESLGLAEGLRGVKPDAEVLVPTRGQAVDL; this is translated from the coding sequence ATGAAGCTGCATTTTCACGGCGCCGCGCGCACCACGACGGGCTCGCTCTACCTGCTGGAGATCGGCGGGAAGAAGCTCGTCCTGGAGTGCGGCCTGTACCAGGGGAAGCGCGCCGAATCGGTGGCGCGTAACACCGGATTTCCGTTCGATCCCGCCACGGTCAACGCCGTCGTCCTGAGCCACGCCCACATCGACCACTCCGGGAACCTGCCCAACCTGGTGAAGCGCGGGTTTTCCGGCGACATCGTCTGCACCTTCGCGACGCGCGATCTGGCCAGCATCATGCTGGTCGACTCCGCCAACATCCAGGAATCGGATGCCGAGTACGTGTCGCGCCAGCTGGCGAAGAAGGGGCAGCCGCCCGTGAAGCCGCTTTACACGGTGGCCGACGCCGACAAGGCGCTGCGCCAGTTCCTGGCGGTCGGGTACGACCGGCCGATGCGCGTGATGGACGGCGTCACGGTCACCTTCAAGGATGCCGGCCACATCCTGGGCTCGGCGCAGGTCATCCTGGACCTGGAGGAGGGGGGCCGTAAGCTGCGCTTCCTCTTCACCGGCGATCTGGGGCGCGGCAACGACCCGATCCTGCGGGACCCGGAGCCGATCGACGCCGTGGACGTGCTGCAGATCGAGAGCACCTACGGGACACGCGAGCACGAGGACAAATCGGACGCGGCCGAGAAGCTCCTGACCATGGTGGTCGAGACGCTGAAGAACGGCGGCAAGGTCATCGTTCCCGCCTTCAGCATCGGCCGCACCCAGCAGTTCGTCTACGGGCTGCACAAGGCGATGATCGCCAAGAAGGTGCCGCCGGTGCCTGCCTTCGTCGACTCGCCCCTGAGCGTCAATGCCACCGAGATCCACCGGCTGCATCCGGAGTGCTTCAACGAGGAGGTCTACCGCTTCCTGCGCGAGGTGGCGAATCCCTTCGAGATGGAGAACCTCACCTACGTGCGCGATTCCGGCTCCTCGAAGCGTCTGAACAGCCTCAAGGGACCCGCCATCATCATCAGCGCCTCGGGGATGGCGGAGGCGGGCCGCATCCGCCACCACCTGGTGCACGGTCTCGGGGACCCGAAGAACCTGGTGCTGTTCATCGGCTACTGCGCTCACGACACTCTGGGCGAGGCGCTGCTGGCGGGGAAGAACCCGGTCATGATCTTCGGCGAGCCGGTGCAGGTGAAGGCCCGCATCGCCCACGCCGATTACCTCTCGGGCCACGCCGATCGCAGCGAACTGCTGGATCATGTGACGAAGAAGCTCTCGGGAGCGATCCGCCGGATCTTCGTGATCCATGGCGAGGAGAACGAATCGCTGGGGCTGGCGGAGGGGCTGCGCGGTGTCAAGCCGGATGCCGAGGTGCTGGTGCCGACCCGCGGCCAGGCCGTGGACCTATGA
- a CDS encoding DUF748 domain-containing protein — MPWFSHRHASSSLTRWLLYSSLALAVYAVAGFLAAPYFARPYLTRTLSTLLHRDVSLQRLRINPFALSATADGFLVKDPDGSIFIGWDRLYVNFQLVSLVSDAWSFRQIQLTNFTGHLVMRKDGSLNVSDIIDSLSQQPATSQPPSEPPLFRVGRLRIEDARMDFLDRSRPAEFRTQLGPLRIDLREFGTSRDNKNPYAFYGKTESGESFSWKGYFYLDPIRSKGEFTIGNFLLGKYHPYYSDSVAFDIKGGTADFASAYELEWGPARRVARLEGADLKIKDLKISERGLEELAVDVPTVEMSGGVVDGLTGRARVALLDTSGGSLIIRQYPDRTNNLRRMLAPLLEGETEVLPAAERAAAKPAPPPAPAGTADSAEPQYRIEEVRFRDYKVLAEDQVPKRPVQVHFDRVNMDMHNVDNRLETTSNGTLSLRWEQGGTVSLAGDLAILKLQCKLKAKMDGIDITPLDPYLEPTADLRVRSGKLTVDGEVQASLLDPAHPTFAYVGSVVLEDFATEDSAKRGEFLKVKRLEITPLDYSLDPPHMKIGEMTAQDPSGRLAIENDGKINVFTVLRMDQTPIPEDAVAEPADPAGTDSEAPSAAPAPAAAKPAPSPASDTGEITIKRIRLRNGRLSYEDRSVQPAVSLALTRVSGTIAGLSSKELARADVDVEARLENVAAVKLSGKINPLIENQYTDLTLEAKGADLMPMAPYCGKYLGYEFRKGKLDLAMKYLVNSRNLQASNLITIDQLTLGEKVPSPDATGLPVKLGIALLKDRNGVIELDVPVEGNLDDPKFRLGRVIMHAIGVVFTKLVTSPFRLLARAFGGSEEDLSFLQFDPGSDALTPAVEEKLNLLVTSLYERPALSLAIHGSTEETADREGLKRKKLEDLLRREKWEEMSKKERAATPLESVTVSDSEKAALVKPVFKTAWSKGIAALVPGSAVAAPDKAEGEKPEAPEEMEDWLLARLEVSTDDLRQLAARRAAAVRDYVLATQKVEAERLFLTEEKPADAGDGCRVTLALN, encoded by the coding sequence ATGCCCTGGTTCTCCCACAGGCACGCCTCGTCTTCCCTGACACGCTGGCTTCTCTACAGCTCGCTCGCGCTGGCGGTGTACGCGGTTGCCGGCTTTCTGGCGGCCCCCTATTTCGCCCGCCCCTACCTGACGCGGACCCTCTCCACGCTGCTGCACCGGGACGTTTCGCTGCAGCGGCTGCGGATCAACCCCTTCGCCCTGTCGGCGACGGCCGACGGCTTCCTGGTGAAGGACCCCGACGGGTCGATTTTCATCGGCTGGGATCGCCTCTACGTCAACTTCCAGCTCGTCTCGCTGGTCTCGGATGCCTGGAGCTTCCGGCAGATCCAGCTGACCAACTTCACGGGCCATCTGGTGATGCGCAAGGACGGATCGCTCAACGTCTCCGACATCATCGATTCGCTGTCGCAACAGCCCGCAACGTCTCAGCCTCCTTCGGAGCCGCCGTTGTTCCGGGTGGGGCGCCTGCGGATCGAGGATGCCCGGATGGACTTCCTGGATCGCTCCCGCCCGGCGGAATTCCGCACGCAGCTCGGCCCGCTGCGCATCGACCTGCGCGAGTTCGGCACGAGTCGTGACAACAAGAACCCCTACGCCTTCTATGGGAAGACCGAGTCGGGCGAGAGCTTCTCCTGGAAAGGGTATTTCTATCTCGATCCGATCCGGTCCAAGGGGGAGTTCACGATCGGCAACTTCCTGCTCGGCAAGTACCATCCCTACTACAGCGACAGCGTCGCCTTCGACATCAAGGGGGGAACCGCCGATTTCGCCTCCGCCTACGAGCTGGAGTGGGGTCCCGCCCGCCGGGTCGCGCGACTCGAAGGCGCCGATCTCAAGATCAAGGATCTGAAGATTTCCGAGCGCGGGCTGGAGGAGCTGGCCGTGGACGTCCCGACCGTGGAGATGAGCGGGGGCGTGGTCGACGGTCTTACGGGAAGAGCGCGCGTCGCCTTGCTCGACACGAGCGGCGGGTCGCTGATCATTCGGCAATACCCGGACAGGACCAACAATCTGCGACGCATGCTGGCGCCGCTGCTGGAGGGTGAGACCGAGGTCCTCCCCGCCGCCGAACGAGCCGCCGCGAAACCCGCGCCTCCGCCCGCCCCCGCCGGCACGGCGGACTCCGCGGAGCCACAATACCGGATCGAGGAGGTCCGATTCCGTGACTACAAGGTGCTGGCGGAGGACCAGGTGCCCAAACGCCCGGTGCAGGTCCACTTCGACCGGGTGAACATGGACATGCACAACGTGGACAACCGTCTCGAGACCACCTCGAACGGCACACTTTCCCTGCGCTGGGAGCAGGGAGGCACCGTCTCTCTCGCCGGCGACCTGGCGATTCTCAAGCTGCAGTGCAAGCTCAAGGCGAAGATGGACGGCATCGACATCACGCCCCTCGACCCTTACCTCGAGCCGACGGCCGACCTGCGCGTCCGCTCCGGCAAGCTGACGGTGGACGGCGAGGTGCAGGCCAGCCTCCTCGATCCGGCCCATCCGACCTTCGCCTACGTCGGCAGCGTGGTCCTGGAGGATTTCGCCACGGAGGACTCCGCGAAGCGCGGGGAGTTCCTGAAGGTGAAGCGTCTGGAGATTACGCCGCTCGACTACTCCCTGGATCCCCCCCACATGAAGATCGGCGAGATGACAGCGCAGGACCCCAGCGGCAGGCTGGCCATCGAGAACGACGGAAAGATCAACGTCTTCACCGTGCTGCGGATGGACCAGACACCCATTCCCGAGGATGCCGTCGCCGAGCCGGCCGATCCGGCGGGCACCGACAGTGAGGCTCCGTCCGCGGCGCCGGCTCCTGCGGCCGCCAAGCCTGCACCCTCTCCTGCGTCTGACACCGGCGAGATCACCATCAAGCGGATCCGCCTGCGCAATGGCCGCCTCTCCTACGAGGATCGCTCGGTGCAGCCGGCAGTGAGTCTGGCGCTGACGCGAGTGAGCGGCACCATCGCGGGATTGTCCTCGAAGGAGCTGGCCCGGGCCGACGTCGACGTCGAGGCGCGATTGGAGAATGTCGCGGCGGTGAAGCTGTCGGGAAAGATCAATCCGCTGATCGAGAACCAGTACACCGACCTGACGCTGGAGGCGAAGGGCGCCGACCTGATGCCGATGGCGCCTTACTGCGGCAAGTATCTCGGCTACGAGTTCAGGAAGGGGAAGCTGGACCTGGCGATGAAGTACCTGGTGAACAGCCGAAACCTGCAGGCCAGCAACCTGATTACCATCGACCAGCTGACGCTCGGCGAGAAGGTCCCCAGCCCTGACGCAACCGGGCTCCCCGTGAAGCTCGGGATCGCCCTGCTGAAGGACCGTAACGGCGTCATCGAGCTGGACGTCCCGGTCGAGGGGAACCTGGACGATCCCAAGTTCCGCCTCGGTCGCGTCATCATGCACGCCATCGGCGTCGTCTTCACGAAGCTGGTCACTTCCCCCTTCCGGCTGCTGGCGCGAGCCTTCGGCGGCTCGGAGGAGGACCTCAGCTTCCTGCAGTTCGATCCCGGATCCGACGCGCTGACGCCGGCGGTCGAGGAGAAGCTGAACCTGCTCGTGACCTCGCTGTACGAGCGGCCGGCGCTGTCGCTGGCGATCCATGGCTCGACGGAGGAAACCGCCGACCGCGAAGGATTGAAACGAAAGAAGCTCGAAGACCTGCTGCGGCGCGAGAAGTGGGAAGAGATGAGCAAGAAGGAGCGCGCCGCCACGCCGCTGGAGTCGGTGACCGTCAGCGACTCCGAAAAGGCGGCGCTCGTGAAGCCGGTTTTCAAGACCGCCTGGTCGAAGGGAATCGCGGCGCTCGTGCCCGGTTCCGCGGTCGCGGCACCGGACAAAGCCGAGGGAGAGAAGCCGGAAGCGCCGGAAGAGATGGAGGACTGGCTACTGGCCCGATTGGAGGTCAGCACCGACGACCTGCGCCAGCTCGCCGCCCGCCGCGCCGCCGCCGTGCGCGATTACGTTCTCGCCACTCAGAAGGTCGAAGCGGAGCGGTTGTTCCTCACCGAGGAGAAGCCCGCAGACGCCGGCGACGGCTGTCGCGTCACCCTGGCGCTGAATTAG
- the malQ gene encoding 4-alpha-glucanotransferase has product MKLERASGILLHPSSLPGGMGIGDLGGEARRFVDFLQASGCGWWQLLPLGPTGFDNSPYQSFSAFAGNPYLISPEILRERGWLPEMAPAPGAREGSVDFSTLIPWKSALLDAAFERFRSVAAPADRRELEEFRAREQSWLDDLSLFMALKEAQQGARWDEWPNEVRHREPAALERSRSRLGGSVEKHAFRQFVFFQQWEALKGYAAEHGVGIFGDVPIFVASDSADVWAHPDLFLLDESGTPSAISGVPPDYFSKTGQLWGNPLYRWEAHAAQDFAWWKARLRSTLRLADLARLDHFRGFAAAWEIPAGSPTAQNGSWVPGPGAALFERIQEELGDLPFVAEDLGVITADVEALRDRFSLPGMRVLQFAFTDPENPFLPHAYPCHCVVYTGTHDNDTTRGWFGTAGKDEKSFCRRYLGRDGSDIAWDLIRAAWASCAVLALAPMQDILDLDSGSRMNLPGRPSGSWSWRMQPGSLSPALAERLGEMNYVYQRSRAAATPSRVAPAS; this is encoded by the coding sequence ATGAAGCTCGAGCGTGCCTCCGGAATCCTTCTGCACCCTTCGTCGCTGCCCGGGGGGATGGGCATCGGAGATCTCGGCGGCGAGGCGCGCCGCTTTGTCGATTTCCTGCAAGCCTCCGGCTGCGGCTGGTGGCAGTTGCTTCCGCTGGGGCCCACCGGCTTCGACAATTCCCCTTATCAGTCTTTCTCGGCCTTCGCCGGCAATCCCTATCTCATCAGCCCGGAGATCCTGCGGGAGCGGGGCTGGTTGCCCGAGATGGCCCCCGCGCCCGGCGCGCGCGAGGGAAGCGTGGATTTCAGTACGCTGATCCCGTGGAAATCGGCGCTCCTGGACGCCGCCTTCGAGCGCTTCCGCTCCGTGGCCGCACCCGCGGACCGCCGGGAGCTGGAGGAGTTTCGCGCGCGCGAGCAATCCTGGCTGGACGATCTTTCCCTCTTCATGGCGCTCAAGGAGGCACAGCAGGGAGCCCGCTGGGACGAGTGGCCGAACGAGGTGAGGCACCGGGAGCCCGCCGCCCTGGAGCGGTCGCGGTCGCGGCTGGGAGGCTCGGTGGAGAAGCACGCCTTCCGCCAGTTCGTCTTCTTCCAGCAGTGGGAGGCGCTGAAGGGCTACGCCGCCGAGCATGGCGTCGGCATCTTCGGGGACGTGCCGATCTTCGTGGCCTCCGACAGCGCCGACGTCTGGGCCCACCCCGATTTGTTCCTGCTGGACGAATCGGGCACGCCGTCGGCCATCTCGGGGGTCCCGCCCGACTATTTCTCGAAAACCGGCCAGCTCTGGGGAAACCCGCTGTACCGCTGGGAGGCCCATGCCGCCCAGGACTTCGCCTGGTGGAAGGCGCGGCTGCGCTCCACTCTGAGACTGGCGGACCTGGCTCGGCTGGATCATTTCCGCGGCTTTGCCGCGGCCTGGGAAATCCCGGCCGGAAGTCCCACGGCACAAAACGGCTCCTGGGTGCCCGGACCGGGGGCGGCACTGTTCGAGAGGATTCAGGAGGAGCTGGGCGATCTGCCCTTCGTGGCGGAGGACCTCGGGGTCATCACGGCCGATGTGGAGGCATTGCGGGACCGCTTCTCTCTGCCGGGGATGCGCGTCCTGCAGTTCGCCTTCACGGATCCCGAGAACCCGTTCCTGCCGCACGCCTATCCGTGCCATTGCGTCGTCTACACCGGGACGCACGACAACGACACGACCCGCGGCTGGTTCGGCACCGCCGGGAAGGACGAGAAGAGCTTTTGCCGGCGTTACCTGGGAAGGGATGGAAGCGACATCGCGTGGGATTTGATTCGGGCCGCCTGGGCCTCGTGCGCCGTGCTGGCCCTGGCGCCGATGCAGGACATCCTGGACCTGGACAGCGGATCGCGCATGAACCTGCCGGGGAGACCCTCCGGATCCTGGTCCTGGCGCATGCAGCCGGGAAGCCTCAGCCCGGCGCTCGCCGAGCGGCTGGGGGAAATGAACTACGTTTACCAGCGCTCGCGCGCCGCTGCTACGCCGTCGCGCGTCGCCCCCGCTTCATAG
- a CDS encoding metal-dependent hydrolase — MFIGHFAVGFAAKRAAPGTSLGLLMAAACFPDILWPIFLLLGWERVAIDPGNTAVTPLDFESYPLSHSLVMVVLWAGLAGLIYATATGYRRGGWCIGAGVLSHWVLDFVSHRPDMPVLPWGGPKVGLGLWSSVIATVMVESMMFMAGVWIYQENTDPADRMGRWGYAAFVATLAVAYAANLIGPPPPSVRVLAITALAMSLLFVWPAWFDRHRRVVAPLEVRGAQRGFR, encoded by the coding sequence ATGTTCATCGGCCATTTTGCCGTCGGCTTCGCGGCCAAGCGCGCCGCGCCGGGCACCTCGCTCGGGCTGCTCATGGCCGCCGCCTGCTTCCCGGACATCCTCTGGCCGATTTTCCTTCTGCTCGGCTGGGAGCGCGTGGCAATCGACCCGGGGAACACGGCCGTCACGCCGCTCGATTTCGAGAGCTATCCGTTGTCCCACAGCCTGGTGATGGTCGTCTTGTGGGCGGGCCTGGCAGGGCTGATCTACGCCACGGCGACAGGCTACCGCCGCGGCGGATGGTGCATCGGTGCCGGCGTCTTGAGCCACTGGGTGCTCGATTTCGTGAGCCACCGTCCCGACATGCCGGTGCTCCCCTGGGGCGGGCCGAAGGTGGGGCTCGGCCTGTGGAGCTCGGTGATCGCGACGGTGATGGTCGAATCGATGATGTTCATGGCGGGGGTCTGGATCTACCAGGAAAACACCGATCCGGCGGATCGGATGGGCCGGTGGGGCTACGCGGCCTTCGTGGCGACGCTGGCGGTAGCCTACGCCGCGAACCTGATCGGACCGCCGCCCCCAAGCGTGCGGGTCCTGGCGATCACCGCGCTGGCCATGAGCCTGCTGTTCGTCTGGCCCGCCTGGTTCGATCGGCACCGCCGGGTCGTCGCCCCCCTCGAGGTGCGCGGGGCGCAGCGAGGATTCCGATGA
- a CDS encoding glycogen/starch/alpha-glucan phosphorylase — MNPDPARPARVDPDALERELVDTLLSLLGKLPPDATRNDWYLTLAYVVRTRLLQRYVRTRQRIRQEGTRVIGYLSAEYLPGPQLGYNLAVMGLQEEARSAVSALGQDLEFLLEREAEPGLGNGGLGRLAACFLDSLATLDLPAIGYGIRYEFGIFSQQIVDGWQVETPDNWLRSGNPWEIPRPEITYSVGLGGHTEPYKDERGGFRVRWVPGRVVVGVAHDSPVAGLRDSAANLMRLWRAEASESFDFRAFNLGDYVGAVHSKVLSENITKVLYPNDTSLPGKQLRLEQQYFFVACSLRDMLRIHLGSGKDAASFPQKFAVQLNDTHPAIAIAELMRLLVDEHALEWRRAWEITRQTFSYTNHTLLPEALEKWPASLLSRMLPRHLEIILEINHRFLHEVRRSFPGDEERTARLSLVEDDGERRVRMAHLAAAGSHSINGVAPMHTSLLQGEVLKDFFDLAPERFHNVTNGVSPRRFMLLSNPLLAALLDRHLDRGWPVLLEEELPRLERLADDAGFREEWRDIKLQNKRRLVTFLKERTGVRIDPEALLDVQVKRIHEYKRQHLNLLHVISLYLLLKRDPGAGGPPRTFLFGGKAAPGYFMAKLILRLIHGVAETVNGDKAMAGRLKVVFVPDFNVKTGQRIYPAADISEQISTAGTEASGTGNMKFALNGALTLGTLDGANVEIRSAVGEENFFSFGLTVGEAAALRRGGYSPAQFLESDPQLREAVESLTSGIFSRGDRDLYRPLVDSLLGRDEFLLLADYRSYLEAQKAVGAAFLDSDAWTRRSILNVARCGYFSSDRAVRQYCERIWGVFVSTVNA, encoded by the coding sequence ATGAATCCCGATCCGGCGAGGCCGGCCAGAGTCGATCCCGATGCCCTCGAGCGGGAGCTGGTCGACACCCTCCTTTCGCTTCTCGGCAAGCTCCCGCCCGACGCGACGCGCAACGACTGGTACCTGACGCTCGCCTACGTCGTGCGCACTCGGCTGCTGCAGCGCTACGTCCGGACGCGCCAGCGGATCCGCCAGGAAGGGACGCGTGTCATCGGGTATCTGTCGGCCGAGTACCTGCCGGGACCGCAGCTCGGCTACAACCTCGCCGTCATGGGTCTGCAGGAAGAGGCGCGCTCCGCCGTGAGCGCGCTCGGCCAGGATCTCGAGTTTCTCCTCGAGCGCGAGGCGGAGCCGGGGCTGGGCAACGGCGGTCTGGGCCGGCTCGCCGCCTGCTTCCTCGATTCCCTGGCGACCCTCGACCTGCCGGCGATCGGCTATGGCATCCGCTACGAGTTCGGCATCTTCTCGCAGCAGATCGTGGACGGCTGGCAGGTGGAGACTCCCGACAACTGGCTGCGCTCCGGCAACCCCTGGGAGATCCCGCGCCCCGAGATCACCTATTCCGTCGGCCTGGGCGGGCACACGGAGCCTTATAAGGACGAGCGCGGCGGCTTCCGGGTGCGCTGGGTGCCGGGGCGCGTCGTGGTGGGGGTGGCGCACGACTCGCCGGTGGCGGGGCTGCGCGACTCCGCGGCCAACCTGATGCGGCTCTGGAGGGCGGAGGCGAGCGAGTCGTTCGACTTCCGCGCCTTCAACCTGGGGGATTACGTCGGGGCGGTCCACTCCAAGGTGCTGTCGGAGAACATCACCAAGGTCCTCTATCCGAATGACACCTCGCTGCCGGGCAAGCAGCTGCGTCTGGAGCAGCAATACTTCTTCGTGGCCTGCTCGCTGCGCGACATGCTGCGAATCCACCTGGGCTCGGGCAAAGACGCTGCCTCGTTCCCGCAGAAATTCGCGGTGCAGCTCAACGACACCCACCCCGCCATCGCCATCGCCGAGCTGATGCGGCTGCTGGTGGACGAGCATGCGTTGGAGTGGCGCCGCGCCTGGGAGATCACGCGGCAGACCTTCTCCTACACCAATCACACCCTGCTGCCGGAAGCCCTGGAGAAGTGGCCGGCCTCGCTGCTGTCGCGGATGCTGCCGCGCCACCTCGAGATCATCCTGGAGATCAACCACCGCTTCCTGCACGAGGTGCGTCGGTCCTTCCCGGGAGACGAGGAGCGCACGGCGCGCTTGTCGCTGGTCGAGGACGACGGCGAGCGCCGCGTCCGCATGGCGCACCTGGCGGCCGCCGGGAGCCACTCCATCAACGGCGTGGCTCCGATGCACACCTCTCTGCTCCAGGGGGAGGTCCTCAAGGACTTCTTCGATCTCGCGCCCGAGAGGTTCCACAACGTCACCAACGGCGTGTCGCCACGTCGCTTCATGCTGCTCAGCAACCCGCTCCTCGCGGCGCTGCTGGACCGGCACCTCGATCGCGGCTGGCCGGTCCTCCTGGAGGAGGAGCTGCCGCGCCTGGAGCGGCTGGCGGATGATGCCGGCTTCCGCGAGGAATGGCGCGACATCAAGCTGCAGAACAAGCGCCGCCTGGTGACCTTCCTCAAGGAGAGGACCGGGGTCCGGATCGACCCGGAGGCGCTGCTGGACGTCCAGGTGAAGCGCATCCACGAGTACAAGCGCCAGCACCTCAACCTGCTGCACGTCATCTCGCTCTATCTCCTGCTGAAGCGCGACCCGGGCGCCGGCGGCCCGCCACGCACCTTCCTTTTCGGAGGCAAGGCGGCCCCGGGGTACTTCATGGCGAAGCTCATCCTGCGCCTGATCCATGGCGTGGCCGAGACGGTGAATGGTGACAAGGCGATGGCCGGCCGCCTCAAAGTGGTCTTCGTGCCCGACTTCAACGTGAAGACCGGGCAGCGCATCTACCCTGCAGCCGACATCTCGGAGCAGATCTCGACCGCCGGGACCGAGGCATCGGGAACCGGGAACATGAAATTCGCGTTGAACGGAGCCCTGACGCTGGGGACGCTGGACGGCGCGAACGTGGAGATCCGCTCCGCGGTGGGCGAGGAGAACTTCTTCAGCTTCGGATTGACGGTGGGCGAGGCGGCGGCGCTGCGCCGCGGCGGTTACTCTCCGGCGCAATTCCTCGAATCCGACCCGCAGCTGCGCGAGGCGGTCGAGAGCCTGACCTCGGGAATCTTCTCGCGCGGCGACCGCGACCTGTACCGGCCGCTCGTCGACTCGCTGCTGGGACGCGACGAGTTCCTGCTGCTGGCCGATTACCGCAGCTACCTGGAGGCCCAGAAAGCCGTGGGCGCCGCCTTCCTCGACAGCGACGCCTGGACGCGGCGCTCCATTCTGAACGTGGCCCGCTGCGGCTATTTCTCCTCGGACCGCGCGGTGCGCCAGTACTGCGAGAGAATCTGGGGAGTGTTCGTCTCGACCGTGAACGCCTGA